The DNA segment AGTAAAAACTCCACCTCCACGGGAAGTATCACGAAGCGTATAATTATTGCCTACCAGAGTAGTAGCAATTGTTTGAGACCCGCTATATCTTGTTGCAGCAGTACCGGAAACCAAGGCTAGCTTAGCTTCTTGTACATCTATCTTTGCAGTAGAATGCTCTTTATGAGAACCCGAAATATCTCCATAAAAATTATTAGCATGTTTGATAATTGCATCCGTCATCAAAACTTTGCCGTCCAACGCATCTACATAAACGTATTCTCTACTTAAAGGTTGAGCTGCATAAATATCAAATTTGTAAGCTAATAATAGTTTGAAAGAGCCATCATTTTGCTCGATAGGAAGTAAAACCAATTCTCCTTTCGGTTTATTGTAGGAATTTTCTTTGGCATATTCCGCATCATCCCACATGTACTTCTGAGCGTTTGTATGTTTCAAAGCAGAACTCAGTGCAGATTCAGGTTTCAAGCTTGGCTGCGTAGTTACATCTGCTATAGGAAAAATATCGCCGGATAAGCTCTGCATTCTTCCGTCCTGAGAATGTAAGGTGTACACAACATATTGAACTTTAATACCATCATAATAGAGTTGAAATTTTTCATCAACAAAAGAACTAACGGGATCTAAGTTCGTTTTAATTCTTTCCAAAGTCGACCGAGAATCTAAGTCTAAACTTTGTTTTAGAATGTCATTCATATTTGCAGATTTAGCACTTAAACCGGCATTAAATGTTATGAGATCAATTCTACCATTGCTGGTAATATTTTTCTTACTAACAAATTCTTGTGCGGAAACTTGTCCCGCAATAAGCAGCATTATTAATCCTGCAGAAAATACATTTTTTTTCATATGATAATGTGTTTTTAATAACTCACCAAATGTAAAAAAAATTGTAATACAAAAAGCAAAACACAAAATATTTTTGAAAAAATATTTAAATGAACAAATTCTACACGATATCATTAACTAAAACCACGAATACTAATACATTAATCAATAGTCTGTGATTTAAATAAAAACATTAATCATGCAATAAATATCGTTTTTTGTAATCAAAAATTAGTATTTATTGCCGTAATGACAATGGAGTATTTTATTAAAATAGTCTTATTCAGTAATTAAATTCAAAAACTGCTGCTCATCCAATATCTCAATAGTGCCTATTGTTTGCGCTTTTTTCAGTTTGCTACCTGCTTTTTCCCCAACAACCAAATAATTTAGATTTTTAGAAACGGCCGATATATTTTTACCACCATGTTTTTCTACCATTTCTTCCGCTGCTTCTCTTGTAAATAGAGAGAGTTTCCCAGTAAATAGAAAGGTTTTATCTTCTAAAATATTACTCAAAGTTTCTGTTACGCTATCCCCTTTTACCAATTGAACTCCGTAGGATTTTAAACGTTCAATCATTAACATATTTTCTGAATCATTAAAGAATTTTACAATACTATCAGCGATTTTTTCACCTATATCTTCAATTTGAATTAAATCTTCAGCAGTTGCATTTTTTAAATCGTCAATCGAGTCATAATTTTTTGCCAGTTTCTTAGCAACCGTTTCTCCCACATGTTTGATACCAATTCCGAACAACACTTTTTCAAATGGAATTTGTTTTGAATTTTCAACTCCATCGATAATATTCTGTGCAGATTTTTCTGCCATTCGTTCTAATGGTAGTATTTGTTCTTTGGTCAAAGCGTAGAAGTCGGCGGGATTCTCTACCAATTTTTCTCGATAAAGCTGCTCGATGGTTTCTGCACCTAAACCTTCTATATTTAATGCTTTTCTGGAAACGTAATGAATCATTCTTCCCACGACCTGTGGCGGACAGTGCAAATCGTTCGGACAAAAATGAATCGCTTGATCGTCCAGCCTAATCAGTTCAGTCCCACATTCAGGGCAGTTAGTCGGATATTGAATTTCTTTATTTGCGATATTTCTTTTCTCTTCATTAATACCAACAATCTTAGGAATTATTTCTCCACCTTTTTCTACAAACACAAAATCATGTTCATGCAAACCCAGTTTTTTGATGATATCTTCATTGTGTAAACTCGCTCTTTTAACGATTGTTCCTGCGAGTAAAACGGGTTTCAAATTCGCTACGGGAGTAATTGCTCCAGTTCTACCCACTTGATAAGTAACGCTTAGCAATTCGGTTTCTACTTTTTCTGCTTTGAATTTATAAGCCATTGCCCAACGGGGAGACTTTGCGGTATAGCCTAACTGAGCTTGTTGCTTTATAGAGTTCACTTTTAAAACAATACCATCAATCTCAAAAGGTAATTCATGCCGGTGCTCGTCCCAGTAACTAATGAAACTTTTCACCTCATCGAGACTATTGCATAATTTTGCTTGATCAGAGACTTTGAAACCCCATTTTCTGGCATTCTGTAAAAGCTCCCAATGGGTTTTGGCAGGAATTTCAGTAGAAATATATTGATAAAGAACGGCAGAAAGACCGCGTTTTCTAACCTCAGCAGAGTCTTGCATTTTCAAACTCCCCGAAGCGGTGTTCCGCGGATTCATAAATAAGTCCAAACCTTCTTCTTCGCGTCTTTTATTGATTTTATTAAAATTCTTTCTGGCAAGATATATTTCGCCACGCATAAAGAACTGAGTTGGAAAGTTACCAGAAAGCGTTAAAGGAATATCGGAAATGGTTTTCACATTTGCAGTAATCTCATCCCCTTGAAATCCATCTCCACGAGTTACCGCTTGTTTCAATTTTCCATTTTCATAAAAGATAGAAATTGAAGCACCGTCGTACTTCAATTCAGCTACAAATTCTACAGGTTCGGCAATGGTTTTAATAATTCTCTTCTCCCAGTCTTCTAAATCATCGAAATCGTAGGAATTATCTAATGAATACATTCTAAATTGATGCTGAATGGTCGGGAAATTCTTAGTAATTTCTCCACCAACACGTAAAGTAGGAGAGTTCGCATCATAAAACTCAGGGTAGCTCTTCTCCAATTCCTGCAGTTCTTTCAATTTCACATCAAAATCAAAATCAGAAATTGTAGGATGATCTTCAATGTAATAGTTATGATTATGCTGGTGAAGTTCCGCACGGAGATCTTCTATTTGCTGAGAAATTTTATCATTCATTTTTAAAAAGAGCTTTCTACAAAAATACTAAAACCTTTCAGATTCGATATTGCTTTTTATTATTTTTCGTACACCTACAAATCGGAAAAAAATTTTCACGACAACACCTAAATTATTTGTACTTAAACTCCTTTATGGTGTAGTGCAGTCCGAAGTGTTATACTTGACAAAGTTAGTTACGATCCAAATAAAAAACTAATTGGTAGAATTTTTGTTCCTAGCTTTAACTACTAAAATTAAACAATGCAAAAAAAGGAAATCATATTAATATCAGCCGCGATTTTAGTCGCTGCTGCCACAGGTTTTGCCACACAGTTTGGTTTAAATTCAGTGTTATTATTTGTATTGGCAGCAGTTGCCTTAGTACTGGTTGCGATGATTGTTGGCAAAGCGACCGAGCAATTGGGAAGTAGGATGGGACCTGCCGCCACTGGTGTTTTACAGTCTGCTTTGGGAAATTTACCAGAACTGTTCGTTTGTATTTTCGCATTACGAGCTGGATTAGATACTGTAGTGAAAGCAGCTTTAGTTGGATCAATTTTGGGAAATTCAGTGTTGGTTTTTGGAACAGCAATCTTATTGGGTGGATTAAAAAATGGCAGACAATACTTTCATTCGGAACCTCCAAAAATGAATGCAGTTTTAATGATTCTTGCGGTCGCTGCTATGGCGGTCCCAACTTTAACCTATTATCTGCATACGCCAGCAGAAAGTCATCTTAATAAATTGGATATGGTCGTTGCAATCGTTTTATTAGTAGTTTTCAGCGCCTATTTAACTTTTTCAATCAAAGGGGATAAGTCCTTCCGACCAGATGACCAGGAAGTAGAAAATCACGACTCTTGGTCTCTCCCTCTTACTCTGGGAATATTAGCAGCCTCTGGAGTTGGAGCCGCCTTTGTTTCTGATTGGTTTGTTCAAGCGTTAACCCCCGCGATGGATGCTTTGGGAATTAATGAAGTGTTTTCAGGTCTCATTATCGTTGCGATTGCCGGAAATGCTATCGAGAACATAGTAGGAATACAGCTTGCACTGAAAAATAAATCTGATTATGCAGTTAGTGTGATCATGAATTCGTCGCTTCAAATTGCTTTAGTTGTTTATCCTTTGTTGATTTTACTTTCTTTCTTTTTAGGAGGAGCAGTTTTATCTTTTGTATTGAGTCCGCTTTTATTGGCAGCTTTAGCACTCTCCGTTTGTGTAAGTGCTTTTATTGTATTTGATGGAGAAAGTATTTGGTTGGAGGGAGTTGCGTTGATTGGACTTTATATTATTATCGCAACTGCCTTTTGGTGGGGATAGAAATAAAAAATTCATACCATAATCAAATTTCACATAGAAGGTGGTGCATAATAGGGTTCCGAAGGATAGTACTTTCTTTTTGTTTTAATGTTTTGTAACATTTTTATATTTCTTCTGTTTTTATCCAAAAATACTTTTAGCGTAATTAGTCAGCCATTAAAAACCATTCAATTTACTGATTGTCAATTAATTATATGTGATAATACTTGCTTATATCTGCGAGTTTGTGTATTTTTATGGAGTAAACCTTGCATATTTTAGTTATGATTTCCAAACAAAAATCGTCTCCACAGGCAAATTTTTTCTTCTATCTTGAAGATACGCTCAATAAAAATCACCCATTGTTTATTTTGAGTAATCGTATTGATTGGCAACTCTTTGAGGATGCTTTTGCACCACTATATTGCACCAATAATGGTCGTCCTGCAAAGCCCATTCGGTTAATGGTTGGGTTGTTAATTTTAAAACATCTTCGCAATGTTTCCGATGAAAGTGTGGTAGAACAATGGACGGAAAATTTGTATTACCAATATTTTTGTGGACTTCAACAATTTTCCACAGATTCGCCATGTGCTTCGAGTGATTTGACCCATTTTCGTAAGAGAATTGGGGAAGCAGGAATAGAATTAATCTTTAAAGAGAGTATTCGGATTAATGGAAAAGATAGTGATGATTCGGATGTAAGTGTAGATACAACCGTTCAGGAAAAAAATATTACATTTCCAACGGACAGTAAGTTGCATAAAAAGATCATAAAAAAATGCCTGGATATTTCTAAAAAAGAAAGCATTACACTACGCCAAACTTACACCCGAACTCTTAAAAAACTGAGCGTGGATCAGCGGTTTCGGAATCATCCAAAAAATAAAGGCAAAGCCCGAAAAGCAGACAGAAAAGTAAAAACCATTGCTGGCAGATTAGTTCGAGAACTGCAAAGACATCTCGGTGAAAGTTCTGTTTACCAAAGATTTTTTGATTTATTTGTGCGTGTATTGGCGCAGAAAAGAAACTCAAAATCCAAAGTTTATTCTCTTCATGAACCAGATGTGGTTTGTATCTCTAAAGGCAAAGAACATAAAAAATTTGAGTTTGGTAATAAAGTGTCAGTGGTAATCACCAAAAAAACAGGGGTTTTGCTGGGAGCACTAGGATTTAGAAATGAATTTGATGGACATACATTACAGCCCGCTTTGGAGCAGATAGAAAAACTTACCGGAAAAGCCCCCAAAACTGCTGCAGTAGACAGAGGATATCGTGGAAACATCAAAATTGGGGAGACGAACATTCTTATTCCCAAACCATTTAATGATAAAAAGCAAACGCAATACGAACAGAAAAAGCTCAGAAAAGCACACAAACAAAGAGCGGCAATTGAGCCAATCATAGGACATTTAAAAACGGATCACCGCTTGGGAAGAAACTTCTACAAGGGAATTGTTGGCGACAATATCAATATTTTATTAGCAGCAGCGGCATTCAACTTCAAAAGAATGATGAATAAATGGAAAGTTTCTATTTGTCAATTTTTAAACATCATAATTTTTCAAATAATTCTTGTTGAGAACCAGTTTTCAAAAAATTTATTCCACTCAAAATATTGAAAAACTAAAAATAGGCGGTTGTTAAGTGCTGACTAATTAAATTTTTCTTCTCATCAATGATGCTCAAAATATCTTTATCGATTTTAAAAGTAAATGAATTTTTTCGCTGAACAAACGAATGAACAATATTATCTTCCCCTTTCTTACTTTCGCTTTTCTTCCTGAAAGTAGAGTTTTGATTGGTTGAATTGGTAATTAAATCTCCATTAGAGCAGGAATATTCGTAGCAATAGAACTTCATTATTTCTTTGATTACCGAGTTTTTGGCAAGAAGAGTGTCGGAATCCATTTCCCACGAAAATGTACGCATATCCTCACTTTTCATCAAAATCTTTAAAATAGGATTTATGTTAGAACTACCATCTTGGACTGTAACTAAAGGTTTAATAATTGGAGGCTTCTCTATGACTTGAAAACCTTTTTTTAAGTTTTCTTTTGTGCAAAAGTAAATATTTGCAGTAGGATGAGACATAAGGAGAAAATAATTTTTAGAGATTTCATTATTTAATTATTTAATATTTCGTCAATTTTCTGCGACACTTTTTCGGCATTTGGAAGCATTTCTTTTTCCAGGATCAAATTGATAGGAACTGCTGGTAAATTAAGCGAGCCCATCGCTTCGACAGCTGCATCCAAATATCTGAAACATTCTTTTGAAATACGGTGTGCAAAAGCTTCCGCAAAAGAATTATTTAATTGTTCTTCTGTTAAAACGAGGCATTTTCCGTGAAGTTTCACTCGTTCGAAAACTAATTTCTCATCCAAAGGAATAAGCGTTCTTAAGTCGATAATCTCAACTCTTCCTGCGAAGCTTTTAGCAGCTTCTTTCGCCCAATAAACTCCCATTCCATAAGTAACGATAAGCATTGTTCTGCCCTTTTCAGTTTCAGTCTTATCTGCTTCTAAAATAACATTTCCTTTACCAAATGGTAAAATATAATCTTCAGCAGGTTCGATGGTTTTTGCATCTTCAGTCCCTGGAACTTTGCTCCAGTACAAACCTTTATGTTCCAACATTACTACTGGATTAGGATCGTAAAACGCTGCTTTTAGCAAACCTTTAAAATCAGCGGCATTGCTAGGATAAGCAACCTTAATCCCTTTTATATTTGCGATAATACTTTCAACACTTCCACTGTGGTACGGACCACCACCACCATAAGCACCAATTGGAACTCTAATTATATTACTTACCGGAAACTTACCATTACTCAAATAACAAGATTTTGAAACCTCTGTGATCAGTTGGTTAATTCCGGGATAAATATAATCCGCAAACTGAACTTCTACAATCGGTTTTAATCCAACTGCACTCATTCCAACGGTGGAACCGATAATATACGCTTCTTGAATCGGCGTATTGAAAACTCTTTTATTACCAAATTTCTTCCCTAAAGTTACCGTTTCCCGGAATACACCGCCAATTCTTTCACCCACGTCTTGCCCGTAAAGCAATGCTTCGGGATGTTTCCACATAATTTCCTGAATAGCATGAATTGCTGCATCAACCATCACAATCTTTTCCTGACCTTTTGGTTCTCTTTCACCAACTTCCTCGGTAATTGGAGTAGGAGCAAATACATGATTTTCCACCGATTCAGGTTTTGGATCTTCTGCTTCAATCGCCTTTTGAAATGCCTGTTCGATTTCTAGTCTGGCCTTTTTTTCTATTTGTTTTAAAAGATCTTCGTCAACACCTTCTTCAAGCAATCTTTTCCTTAAAATATTTCCAGGATCTTTTAGACGGTGTTTTTCTAAATCTTCTTCGTCACGATAAAACTCTCTTCTAACTCCAGAGGTATGATGACCTATCAGTACGGTACTTGCACAAACCAACATTGGTTTTCTTTCGGTTCTCACAAAGTCAACTGCTTCTTTCATAGCCTGGAAACTTGCTTCGAAATCAGTCCCGTCGACCTTCATTCTATTTAAACCCACAAATCCTGCCGCAAAATCATACGCGTCTGAAGTTCTGGCTTCATCTTTTGTAACAGAGATTCCCCATTCATTATCCTGAACTAAAAAGATGATTGGCAGCTGATGAAGTGCTGCAAATTGAAAAGCTTCCGAAACCTCGCCCTCAGTAATAGAATTGTCGCCGAAACTACAAACTACCACAGGGTCGTTGTCGTACTCTTTTAATTTAAACTCCTGAATATATTTTATGCCTTGCGCAACTCCCGTTGTGGGGATTGCCTGCATTCCTGTAGCCGAACTTTGATGAATAATTTTTGGAAGAGCTTCTTCTAAACTCGATGGATGAGAATAATACGACCGACCACCTGAAAAAGGATCTTCTGCTTTTGCTAATAATTGAAGCATCAACTGATAAGGTTCAAAACCCATTCCCAACAGCAAACTTTCGTCCCGGTAATAAGGTGAAACCCAATCATCTTTTGTTAATTGATATGCTGTTGCAAGCTGAATAGCTTCATGTCCTCGAGAAGTGGAGTGGACATACTTCGTAATATTTCGGTTTTCTTCATAAACATCTGCCGTTGCTTTAGCAATCATCATGTGCTTAAATGCTTTCAGCAAAATCTCTTGAGAAACAGTTTCTTTTTTAATCATTTCCATAGTGAACAAAGATAAAAATTTTACCGGAAGTTTAAAAGGACCATGTGGTTTTACTTTTGGAGAATAGATTTAAACACAAAAAAACTCCTGCTTTAAAACAGGAGTTTCTATCAAAAGTTCACTTTTTATTTTTTAATAAATTTCAGACGATGATTTGCAGAAGGGGATTCTACTTCAAGCAAATACATTCCTGGTGTTAATTTAGAAACGTCGATTTTTTTCACTTCTTTTGAATTGGAAACTAACTTTCCATCAATAGAGTAAATTCTGACCGCTCTAGCGTCTTTAATACCACTGATCACGATAAAATCTACTGCTGGATTAGGATAAATTGCGATTTGAGAAAGCTCTTTTTCATTAATTCCTAAAGATGTAGATCTTACGTCGCCGGTTAATATACCATTAGCGTTGGTTAAAGTTCCTCCACAATCTCCAAAGGTGTCTGCTATATTTTCAACCCACGTTCCAATGGTTATATTGGGAGGGTTGATTTCTGATGAATTAGCTGTTGTGGTATAGTAAATTAAGTAGGGATTTACAAAATCACCATTTCCACTATCTGCCAGAAAGTCCCATCGAGAATTAGTGGCATTCCATTGGATCTTAAATTCACAACTTCCCAAGCCACCACAAGGCTGTCCATCTATTGGGGTGGTCATGTAGATACTTTTACCAGTGACATCATTCCCCGTCTTATTAAACGTATAAGTTTGGTTATCAAAAAGATTATAACATCCTTTGAAATTTATTGTTTGTGAAAACATGGAAGCTCCCACAAAAAGCGTTGTTAAAAATATAATTTTTTTCATAATTTATGGTCTTGAGGGAAATATTCCTTGTGTAGCAATAATGCACTTCATTGTCAAGTAAGGTGATCTGTTTTCATGAGGTTGGTTGCCACCAGTAGGCGAAACCATAGTAGATTTCATGGTTGTATCTGCTGTAGCATCAGAATATTCTTTATCTAAAACTTTGGTGTTTGCAGGTAAATTCCCATTAGGTGTAGATTGATTGCCATCTGCTTTTACAGCCGTAATACCATGACTATGCATAGGCATTTGCGAAGATAATAAAGTTACAGATTCCTGACCGCCCATCTGCCCTTGAATGTAAGGAGTTAAACCAACACCCTGACCGTCTCCTATAAATGATCTACCTTGCATATCTGGCAATTTAAATGTAGTCATTCCATCACCACCATAGGTCGTTCCTAAAAGAGCAAAAAGTGCTGTGTTTTGAGCAATAGACATGGTCTGCCCTTTACATTCTTCCCAGCCTCGTGGAGCAAAATTAAATGCAACAAATGCTATTTGACCTAAGATTGGATCAGACTGAGCCTTTATGTCATTTGTGAATAGTGCTAATCCAAAGATTGCTAAAAAAGAGATTTTTTTCATAATATAAATTTTTAGCTAATTTATTTTTTTTTTACGAAAAATGAAAATTAACATAGACTTTATTTAAAAAAATAAAGAAAAA comes from the Chryseobacterium sp. SNU WT5 genome and includes:
- the ligA gene encoding NAD-dependent DNA ligase LigA — encoded protein: MNDKISQQIEDLRAELHQHNHNYYIEDHPTISDFDFDVKLKELQELEKSYPEFYDANSPTLRVGGEITKNFPTIQHQFRMYSLDNSYDFDDLEDWEKRIIKTIAEPVEFVAELKYDGASISIFYENGKLKQAVTRGDGFQGDEITANVKTISDIPLTLSGNFPTQFFMRGEIYLARKNFNKINKRREEEGLDLFMNPRNTASGSLKMQDSAEVRKRGLSAVLYQYISTEIPAKTHWELLQNARKWGFKVSDQAKLCNSLDEVKSFISYWDEHRHELPFEIDGIVLKVNSIKQQAQLGYTAKSPRWAMAYKFKAEKVETELLSVTYQVGRTGAITPVANLKPVLLAGTIVKRASLHNEDIIKKLGLHEHDFVFVEKGGEIIPKIVGINEEKRNIANKEIQYPTNCPECGTELIRLDDQAIHFCPNDLHCPPQVVGRMIHYVSRKALNIEGLGAETIEQLYREKLVENPADFYALTKEQILPLERMAEKSAQNIIDGVENSKQIPFEKVLFGIGIKHVGETVAKKLAKNYDSIDDLKNATAEDLIQIEDIGEKIADSIVKFFNDSENMLMIERLKSYGVQLVKGDSVTETLSNILEDKTFLFTGKLSLFTREAAEEMVEKHGGKNISAVSKNLNYLVVGEKAGSKLKKAQTIGTIEILDEQQFLNLITE
- the cax gene encoding calcium/proton exchanger — encoded protein: MQKKEIILISAAILVAAATGFATQFGLNSVLLFVLAAVALVLVAMIVGKATEQLGSRMGPAATGVLQSALGNLPELFVCIFALRAGLDTVVKAALVGSILGNSVLVFGTAILLGGLKNGRQYFHSEPPKMNAVLMILAVAAMAVPTLTYYLHTPAESHLNKLDMVVAIVLLVVFSAYLTFSIKGDKSFRPDDQEVENHDSWSLPLTLGILAASGVGAAFVSDWFVQALTPAMDALGINEVFSGLIIVAIAGNAIENIVGIQLALKNKSDYAVSVIMNSSLQIALVVYPLLILLSFFLGGAVLSFVLSPLLLAALALSVCVSAFIVFDGESIWLEGVALIGLYIIIATAFWWG
- a CDS encoding IS5 family transposase — translated: MISKQKSSPQANFFFYLEDTLNKNHPLFILSNRIDWQLFEDAFAPLYCTNNGRPAKPIRLMVGLLILKHLRNVSDESVVEQWTENLYYQYFCGLQQFSTDSPCASSDLTHFRKRIGEAGIELIFKESIRINGKDSDDSDVSVDTTVQEKNITFPTDSKLHKKIIKKCLDISKKESITLRQTYTRTLKKLSVDQRFRNHPKNKGKARKADRKVKTIAGRLVRELQRHLGESSVYQRFFDLFVRVLAQKRNSKSKVYSLHEPDVVCISKGKEHKKFEFGNKVSVVITKKTGVLLGALGFRNEFDGHTLQPALEQIEKLTGKAPKTAAVDRGYRGNIKIGETNILIPKPFNDKKQTQYEQKKLRKAHKQRAAIEPIIGHLKTDHRLGRNFYKGIVGDNINILLAAAAFNFKRMMNKWKVSICQFLNIIIFQIILVENQFSKNLFHSKY
- a CDS encoding thiamine pyrophosphate-dependent enzyme, with protein sequence MEMIKKETVSQEILLKAFKHMMIAKATADVYEENRNITKYVHSTSRGHEAIQLATAYQLTKDDWVSPYYRDESLLLGMGFEPYQLMLQLLAKAEDPFSGGRSYYSHPSSLEEALPKIIHQSSATGMQAIPTTGVAQGIKYIQEFKLKEYDNDPVVVCSFGDNSITEGEVSEAFQFAALHQLPIIFLVQDNEWGISVTKDEARTSDAYDFAAGFVGLNRMKVDGTDFEASFQAMKEAVDFVRTERKPMLVCASTVLIGHHTSGVRREFYRDEEDLEKHRLKDPGNILRKRLLEEGVDEDLLKQIEKKARLEIEQAFQKAIEAEDPKPESVENHVFAPTPITEEVGEREPKGQEKIVMVDAAIHAIQEIMWKHPEALLYGQDVGERIGGVFRETVTLGKKFGNKRVFNTPIQEAYIIGSTVGMSAVGLKPIVEVQFADYIYPGINQLITEVSKSCYLSNGKFPVSNIIRVPIGAYGGGGPYHSGSVESIIANIKGIKVAYPSNAADFKGLLKAAFYDPNPVVMLEHKGLYWSKVPGTEDAKTIEPAEDYILPFGKGNVILEADKTETEKGRTMLIVTYGMGVYWAKEAAKSFAGRVEIIDLRTLIPLDEKLVFERVKLHGKCLVLTEEQLNNSFAEAFAHRISKECFRYLDAAVEAMGSLNLPAVPINLILEKEMLPNAEKVSQKIDEILNN
- a CDS encoding T9SS type A sorting domain-containing protein, which encodes MKKIIFLTTLFVGASMFSQTINFKGCYNLFDNQTYTFNKTGNDVTGKSIYMTTPIDGQPCGGLGSCEFKIQWNATNSRWDFLADSGNGDFVNPYLIYYTTTANSSEINPPNITIGTWVENIADTFGDCGGTLTNANGILTGDVRSTSLGINEKELSQIAIYPNPAVDFIVISGIKDARAVRIYSIDGKLVSNSKEVKKIDVSKLTPGMYLLEVESPSANHRLKFIKK
- a CDS encoding phage tail protein, with amino-acid sequence MKKISFLAIFGLALFTNDIKAQSDPILGQIAFVAFNFAPRGWEECKGQTMSIAQNTALFALLGTTYGGDGMTTFKLPDMQGRSFIGDGQGVGLTPYIQGQMGGQESVTLLSSQMPMHSHGITAVKADGNQSTPNGNLPANTKVLDKEYSDATADTTMKSTMVSPTGGNQPHENRSPYLTMKCIIATQGIFPSRP